The Mycolicibacterium mucogenicum DSM 44124 genomic sequence AACGGGCACAGCGAGGGCCGGTGTGGACAATGAGCTGAGCCTGGTCGACGGCCAGGACCGCACGTTGACGGTGCAGCAGTGCGACACCTTTCTCAACGGGGTGTTTCCACTCGACCGTAACCGGCTGACGCGCGAGTGGTTCCACTCGGGCAAGGCCAGGTACAACTGCGCCGGCAAGGGTTGCGATGAGTTCGCCGGGGCGTTGGAGCTGGGCTACCAGATCGGGTTCCCGTGGTCGCTCGGTGTGGGTATCAACTTCAGCTACCAGACGCCAAACATCTTGCTGGACAACGTATCTCCGGCGACCCTGGCCGGTGTTGGCTGGGGCGGGATCATCACGCCGAACCTGTTCCCGGGCGTGACGATCTCCGCGGATCTGGGCAACGGTCCGGGGATTCAGGAAGTCGCGACCTTCTCGGTGAATGTGGCGGGTCCCTCGGGTGCCGTCGCGGTGTCGAACGCGCACGGCACCGTCACCGGTGCGGCCGGCGGCGTGCTGCTGCGGCCCTTCGCGCGGCTGGTCTCCGAGACCGGTGACTCGGTGACGACATACGGCGAACCCTGGAACATGAACTGACCCAAGCGAGTTCGCGCCGACGTACGGCGTAGCCCCCGACCACCGGCCGGGGAGCCTTGCCGTATCCGCTACTTCTTGTCGAGCAGGTCGCGGATCTGCTTCAGCAGTTCCACTTCCTCCTTGATCGCCTCCTCCTTGGCGGCCCGGAACTTGCTGTACGGCAGCACGA encodes the following:
- a CDS encoding MspA family porin, which produces MTAFGRVSMAVLVVVSSLFLATGTARAGVDNELSLVDGQDRTLTVQQCDTFLNGVFPLDRNRLTREWFHSGKARYNCAGKGCDEFAGALELGYQIGFPWSLGVGINFSYQTPNILLDNVSPATLAGVGWGGIITPNLFPGVTISADLGNGPGIQEVATFSVNVAGPSGAVAVSNAHGTVTGAAGGVLLRPFARLVSETGDSVTTYGEPWNMN